A DNA window from Candidatus Binatus sp. contains the following coding sequences:
- a CDS encoding inorganic phosphate transporter, with translation MDAVALGLPFLICLIAIALLFDFLNGLHDAANSIATIVSTRVLKPQYAVAWAAFFNFIAFLFFGLQVAETLGTGIISAEIVDPRVVFGALMGAIVWNLVTWGLGIPSSSSHALIGGLVGAGTAKAGLNAIVWGGLGKTGFAIVLSPLLGFVLALFLVLAVSWIFVRSTPFAVDRTFRMFQFVSASLYSLGHGGNDAQKTMGIIAVLLYSQGHLGSEFYVPFWVVLTCQAAMGLGTLIGGWRIVHTMGSRITRLTPMQGFCAETGGAATLFLATWLGIPVSTTHTITGSIIGVGAARKVSAVRWNVANNIVFAWIVTLPATAFISALCYVAVGLFG, from the coding sequence ATGGATGCCGTCGCGCTCGGCTTGCCTTTCCTGATTTGCCTCATTGCCATTGCGCTGCTGTTTGATTTTCTGAACGGTCTTCACGATGCCGCAAATTCAATCGCGACGATCGTGTCAACGCGAGTGTTAAAACCTCAATATGCCGTCGCCTGGGCGGCTTTTTTCAACTTCATCGCCTTTTTATTCTTCGGACTGCAAGTGGCCGAGACGCTCGGCACCGGCATCATATCGGCCGAGATCGTGGATCCGCGTGTCGTCTTTGGCGCTTTGATGGGCGCGATTGTCTGGAACCTCGTTACCTGGGGCTTGGGGATTCCGTCGAGCAGCTCGCACGCTTTGATTGGGGGTTTGGTGGGCGCCGGCACCGCCAAAGCGGGCCTCAACGCCATCGTTTGGGGCGGGCTCGGGAAAACTGGGTTTGCGATTGTTCTTTCGCCGCTCTTGGGTTTTGTCCTCGCACTATTCTTGGTGCTCGCGGTGTCATGGATCTTCGTGCGGTCGACGCCTTTTGCCGTGGATCGCACCTTCCGTATGTTCCAGTTCGTGTCGGCCTCGCTCTATTCGCTCGGCCACGGCGGCAACGACGCCCAGAAGACGATGGGCATCATCGCCGTCCTGCTCTACTCGCAGGGCCATCTTGGAAGCGAGTTCTATGTTCCGTTCTGGGTCGTATTGACGTGTCAGGCGGCCATGGGGCTCGGGACGCTCATCGGAGGCTGGCGGATCGTGCATACCATGGGTTCGAGAATCACGCGCTTGACCCCGATGCAGGGGTTCTGCGCTGAAACGGGCGGAGCAGCGACCCTGTTCCTTGCGACTTGGCTGGGCATCCCGGTTTCGACCACCCATACGATCACGGGATCGATCATCGGCGTCGGAGCAGCACGAAAAGTGTCGGCCGTGCGATGGAACGTGGCCAACAACATCGTCTTTGCTTGGATCGTGACCTTACCCGCGACGGCGTTCATAAGTGCGCTGTGCTATGTGGCCGTGGGGTTGTTCGGCTGA